One Rosa chinensis cultivar Old Blush chromosome 5, RchiOBHm-V2, whole genome shotgun sequence genomic region harbors:
- the LOC112164870 gene encoding E3 ubiquitin-protein ligase SIRP1 → MEEEMAARYWCYRCSEMVNPVMGVEMKCPFCQSGFIEEMDGTTRDNQEPDSEFGPDRPLSLWAPILMGMMNNNPRRRRRLRRQEFDEDDDEDNENDDAHGGETELDRELESIIRRRRRSSSSILQLLRGIRAAGLASESENSESDRDRDRDRDRDRDRDRERERERLILINPFNQTIILHGSYDSSQGQNNNHTAIGSLGDYFIGPGLDLLLQHLAENDPNRYGTPPAQKEAVEALPTVTIKENLQCSVCLDDFKIGVEAKEMPCKHKFHGDCILPWLELHSSCPVCRFQLPADEAKHDSNNSRNSSNQRDSENTGVAGEEGDEDGDGDGDGDGDGIAIGRNGSGRRFQFPWPFNLFSSTESQSSGSGGNSSSSANATGSGSGSGSQTDDN, encoded by the coding sequence atggAGGAAGAAATGGCAGCTAGGTACTGGTGCTACAGGTGTTCTGAAATGGTGAACCCCGTCATGGGAGTTGAAATGAAATGCCCATTTTGCCAGAGCGGATTTATTGAGGAAATGGATGGCACCACTAGGGACAATCAGGAACCCGACTCTGAATTTGGACCCGATCGACCTCTCTCCCTCTGGGCTCCAATCTTGATGGGGATGATGAACAACAATCCCCGTAGACGACGGAGATTGAGACGACAAGAGttcgatgaggatgatgatgaggatAATGAGAATGATGATGCCCATGGGGGAGAGACTGAACTGGACAGAGAACTTGAATCAATCATccgaaggaggaggagaagctcATCTTCCATTCTTCAGCTGCTTCGAGGCATTCGAGCTGCTGGCTTGGCATCTGAATCAGAGAATTCTGAGAGTGATAGGGACAGGGACCGGGACAGGGATAGGGATAGGGACAGGGACAGGGAAAGGGAAAGGGAACGCCTAATTCTTATCAACCCTTTCAATCAAACCATCATTCTTCATGGTTCTTACGATTCAAGTCAGGGTCAAAACAACAATCACACTGCTATTGGTTCATTAGGTGATTATTTTATTGGCCCTGGTCTGGACTTATTGCTGCAACATTTGGCAGAGAATGATCCTAATAGATATGGAACTCCTCCGGCACAAAAGGAGGCAGTGGAAGCTCTGCCCACTGTGACAATTAAGGAGAATTTGCAATGTTCTGTGTGCTTGGATGATTTTAAGATTGGTGTTGAAGCAAAAGAAATGCCATGCAAGCATAAATTTCATGGTGACTGTATTCTGCCATGGCTGGAGCTTCATAGTTcctgcccagtttgcaggttTCAGTTGCCTGCTGATGAAGCCAAACATGATTCCAATAATTCTAGAAACAGCAGTAACCAGAGGGATAGTGAGAACACTGGCGTTGCTGGGGAAGAGGGAGATgaggatggggatggggatggggatggggatggggatggtattgcgATTGGGAGAAATGGAAGTGGCAGAAGGTTTCAATTTCCGTGGCCTTTCAATCTGTTTTCATCG
- the LOC112164455 gene encoding probable inactive receptor kinase At5g67200: MPMTMEMYGYGWVSISIWACLLPLGLTKVFQRRWAFDLVDRKEADNTWLQVALLKALVGGIPSFINQRIPCSQGRVVRFVLQSFSLRGTLAPHTLSLLDQLRVLSLHNNSLSGPLPNLSSLSNLKYLFLNRNSFSGSFPPSLLALHRLRALDLSHNNFTGSIPALLTGLDRLNSLHLEFNRFNSSFPALNQSFLTDLNVSSNNLTGPVPGTPLSPGSTAPRSSSTRPLRRDYEQGLQLTLTLL; encoded by the exons ATGCCGATGACTATGGAAATGTATGGTTATGGCTGGGTGTCCATATCCATTTGGGCATGTCTGTTACCGCTTGGGCTAACGAAGGTTTTCCAGAGGCGATGGGCTTTTGATTTGGTGGATAGGAAGGAGGCGGACAACACCTGGCTGCAG GTAGCTCTTCTCAAAGCACTTGTGGGAGGCATACCTTCTTTCATCAATCAGCGTATACCATGTTCTCAG GGCCGCGTCGTCCGCTTCGTCCTCCAGTCCTTCTCCCTCCGCGGTACCCTCGCCCCCCACACCCTCTCCCTCCTCGACCAGCTCCGCGTCCTCAGCCTCCACAACAACTCCCTCTCCGGTCCCCTCCCCAACCTCTCCTCCCTCTCCAACCTCAAGTACCTCTTCTTGAACCGCAACTCCTTCTCCGGTTCTTTCCCTCCTTCACTCCTCGCCCTCCACCGCCTCCGTGCCCTTGATCTCTCTCACAACAACTTCACCGGTTCGATCCCCGCTCTCCTAACTGGTCTGGACCGGCTCAACTCCCTCCACCTCGAGTTCAACCGGTTCAACAGCTCCTTCCCGGCTTTGAACCAGTCTTTCCTCACCGACCTCAACGTCTCCTCCAACAACCTCACCGGCCCCGTCCCGGGCACCCCACTCTCTCCCGGTTCGACAGCACCTCGTTCCAGTTCAACCCGGCCTCTGCGGCGAGATTATGAACAAGGCCTGCAGCTCACGCTCACCCTTCTTTGA
- the LOC112165559 gene encoding uncharacterized protein LOC112165559 isoform X3: protein MMLCEALRDRIQAWLRDYDRLQYLAIILLYIQIACALVGSLGALYNGVLLINLAIALFALVAIESSSQSLGRTYAVLLVCAIFLDIFWFILFCHEIWILTTGDYTALYIFSVKLTLVMQIIGFFIRFSSSFLWIQIYRLGLSYVVDPAPTPRDADFDLRNSFLSPTTPTPAVLRQTSDSSDALGGSIYDPAYYSSLFEESQGKCFSGNGSTSAAEACKEEKTASQHSV, encoded by the exons ATGATGCTTTGCGAAGCATTGCGTGATCGAATACAGGCATGGCTTCGTGACTACGACAGGCTTCAATATTTGGCGATCATCCTCCTCTACATTCAG ATTGCGTGCGCATTGGTAGGATCGCTGGGAGCATTGTACAACGGAGTGTTGCTGATCAATCTGGCGATTGCATTGTTCGCTCTGGTCGCAATCGAAAGTAGCAGTCAGAGCCTCGGCCGCACATACGCCGTCCTTCTCGTCTGCGCCATCTTCCTCGATATCTTCTGGTTCATTCTCTTTTGTCACGAAATATG gATTCTTACTACCGGCGATTACACAGCTCTCTATATCTTTTCAGTCAAACTCACTCTCGTTATGCAAATCATCGGCTTTTTTATCAGGTTTTCCTCCTCATTCCTGTGGATTCAGATCTACAGGTTGGGCCTCTCCTACGTAGTAGACCCTGCACCGACTCCTAGAGATGCAGATTTTGATTTACGAAATAGTTTCTTGAGTCCAACTACTCCCACGCCTGCTGTACTTAGACAAACCTCCGATTCTAGTGATGCCTTAGGAGGCTCTATCTATGATCCAGCTTATTACTCATCACTCTTCGAAGAGAGCCAG GGAAAATGTTTCAGTGGCAATGGATCTACTTCTGCTGCTGAAGCTTGTAAG GAGGAGAAGACAGCAAGCCAGCATTCAGTTTAA
- the LOC112165559 gene encoding uncharacterized protein LOC112165559 isoform X2: protein MMLCEALRDRIQAWLRDYDRLQYLAIILLYIQIACALVGSLGALYNGVLLINLAIALFALVAIESSSQSLGRTYAVLLVCAIFLDIFWILTTGDYTALYIFSVKLTLVMQIIGFFIRFSSSFLWIQIYRLGLSYVVDPAPTPRDADFDLRNSFLSPTTPTPAVLRQTSDSSDALGGSIYDPAYYSSLFEESQGKCFSGNGSTSAAEACKVKPSVVRSFQFIDEEEKTASQHSV, encoded by the exons ATGATGCTTTGCGAAGCATTGCGTGATCGAATACAGGCATGGCTTCGTGACTACGACAGGCTTCAATATTTGGCGATCATCCTCCTCTACATTCAG ATTGCGTGCGCATTGGTAGGATCGCTGGGAGCATTGTACAACGGAGTGTTGCTGATCAATCTGGCGATTGCATTGTTCGCTCTGGTCGCAATCGAAAGTAGCAGTCAGAGCCTCGGCCGCACATACGCCGTCCTTCTCGTCTGCGCCATCTTCCTCGATATCTTCTG gATTCTTACTACCGGCGATTACACAGCTCTCTATATCTTTTCAGTCAAACTCACTCTCGTTATGCAAATCATCGGCTTTTTTATCAGGTTTTCCTCCTCATTCCTGTGGATTCAGATCTACAGGTTGGGCCTCTCCTACGTAGTAGACCCTGCACCGACTCCTAGAGATGCAGATTTTGATTTACGAAATAGTTTCTTGAGTCCAACTACTCCCACGCCTGCTGTACTTAGACAAACCTCCGATTCTAGTGATGCCTTAGGAGGCTCTATCTATGATCCAGCTTATTACTCATCACTCTTCGAAGAGAGCCAG GGAAAATGTTTCAGTGGCAATGGATCTACTTCTGCTGCTGAAGCTTGTAAGGTGAAACCATCTGTAGTCAGATCTTTTCAGTTCATAGATG AGGAGGAGAAGACAGCAAGCCAGCATTCAGTTTAA
- the LOC112165559 gene encoding uncharacterized protein LOC112165559 isoform X4 — translation MMLCEALRDRIQAWLRDYDRLQYLAIILLYIQIACALVGSLGALYNGVLLINLAIALFALVAIESSSQSLGRTYAVLLVCAIFLDIFWFILFCHEIWILTTGDYTALYIFSVKLTLVMQIIGFFIRFSSSFLWIQIYRLGLSYVVDPAPTPRDADFDLRNSFLSPTTPTPAVLRQTSDSSDALGGSIYDPAYYSSLFEESQEEKTASQHSV, via the exons ATGATGCTTTGCGAAGCATTGCGTGATCGAATACAGGCATGGCTTCGTGACTACGACAGGCTTCAATATTTGGCGATCATCCTCCTCTACATTCAG ATTGCGTGCGCATTGGTAGGATCGCTGGGAGCATTGTACAACGGAGTGTTGCTGATCAATCTGGCGATTGCATTGTTCGCTCTGGTCGCAATCGAAAGTAGCAGTCAGAGCCTCGGCCGCACATACGCCGTCCTTCTCGTCTGCGCCATCTTCCTCGATATCTTCTGGTTCATTCTCTTTTGTCACGAAATATG gATTCTTACTACCGGCGATTACACAGCTCTCTATATCTTTTCAGTCAAACTCACTCTCGTTATGCAAATCATCGGCTTTTTTATCAGGTTTTCCTCCTCATTCCTGTGGATTCAGATCTACAGGTTGGGCCTCTCCTACGTAGTAGACCCTGCACCGACTCCTAGAGATGCAGATTTTGATTTACGAAATAGTTTCTTGAGTCCAACTACTCCCACGCCTGCTGTACTTAGACAAACCTCCGATTCTAGTGATGCCTTAGGAGGCTCTATCTATGATCCAGCTTATTACTCATCACTCTTCGAAGAGAGCCAG GAGGAGAAGACAGCAAGCCAGCATTCAGTTTAA
- the LOC112165559 gene encoding uncharacterized protein LOC112165559 isoform X1, giving the protein MMLCEALRDRIQAWLRDYDRLQYLAIILLYIQIACALVGSLGALYNGVLLINLAIALFALVAIESSSQSLGRTYAVLLVCAIFLDIFWFILFCHEIWILTTGDYTALYIFSVKLTLVMQIIGFFIRFSSSFLWIQIYRLGLSYVVDPAPTPRDADFDLRNSFLSPTTPTPAVLRQTSDSSDALGGSIYDPAYYSSLFEESQGKCFSGNGSTSAAEACKVKPSVVRSFQFIDEEKTASQHSV; this is encoded by the exons ATGATGCTTTGCGAAGCATTGCGTGATCGAATACAGGCATGGCTTCGTGACTACGACAGGCTTCAATATTTGGCGATCATCCTCCTCTACATTCAG ATTGCGTGCGCATTGGTAGGATCGCTGGGAGCATTGTACAACGGAGTGTTGCTGATCAATCTGGCGATTGCATTGTTCGCTCTGGTCGCAATCGAAAGTAGCAGTCAGAGCCTCGGCCGCACATACGCCGTCCTTCTCGTCTGCGCCATCTTCCTCGATATCTTCTGGTTCATTCTCTTTTGTCACGAAATATG gATTCTTACTACCGGCGATTACACAGCTCTCTATATCTTTTCAGTCAAACTCACTCTCGTTATGCAAATCATCGGCTTTTTTATCAGGTTTTCCTCCTCATTCCTGTGGATTCAGATCTACAGGTTGGGCCTCTCCTACGTAGTAGACCCTGCACCGACTCCTAGAGATGCAGATTTTGATTTACGAAATAGTTTCTTGAGTCCAACTACTCCCACGCCTGCTGTACTTAGACAAACCTCCGATTCTAGTGATGCCTTAGGAGGCTCTATCTATGATCCAGCTTATTACTCATCACTCTTCGAAGAGAGCCAG GGAAAATGTTTCAGTGGCAATGGATCTACTTCTGCTGCTGAAGCTTGTAAGGTGAAACCATCTGTAGTCAGATCTTTTCAGTTCATAGAT GAGGAGAAGACAGCAAGCCAGCATTCAGTTTAA
- the LOC112165558 gene encoding RGS1-HXK1-interacting protein 1: protein MAEEEPTPSPEEKQVLGDDGTYKGVAAEAEAAAASMASMAEDLQRTVMQSRDSAIRSARTLQDNVPEYMDKAASDYRTYEHAFFHKIKVGLKSATENPASTIGIGLTAAFILLPGPRRFLFRHTLGRFQSLEAKFAKAEKNVNQFKLSVDLMKQESKKLLERAAFAEKEMKFGQTELKDVGSRIQSLSKSIRKVDAQAADLMDGLREIPSGEALKLRAQVAAMTSQLKTQKTVMDKRIMKISELGVPV from the exons atgGCGGAGGAGGAGCCGACGCCGTCACCGGAAGAGAAGCAGGTGTTAGGCGATGACGGCACGTataagggagtggcagcagaagcagaagcagcagCAGCTTCAATGGCTTCGATGGCGGAGGATCTGCAGCGTACGGTGATGCAATCGAGGGACTCTGCCATTCGTTCAGCTCGCACTCTCCAAGATAATGTGCCGGAATATATGGACAAAGCCGCCTCCGACTACAGGACCTACGAACATGCTTTCTTCCAcaaaatcaaag ttGGATTGAAGAGTGCAACGGAGAACCCAGCCTCAACCATTGGAATTGGCCTCACTGCTGCTTTCATTCTTTTGCCAG GACCAAGAAGGTTCTTATTTCGCCATACATTGGGTCGATTTCAGAGCCTCGAG GCAAAATTTGCCAAAGCtgagaagaatgtaaaccagtTCAAACTTTCAGTTGATCTGATGAAGCAGGAGAGCAAGAAACTTCTTGAGAGGGCAGCTTTTGctgaaaaggaaatgaaatttgGCCAAACTGAGCTCAA GGATGTGGGAAGTCGAATTCAATCTCTATCCAAATCTATTCGCAAGGTTGACGCCCAAGCTGCAG ATTTAATGGATGGGCTGCGAGAAATTCCTAGCGGGGAAGCTTTGAAGCTCAGAGCACAG GTTGCTGCAATGACATCACAATTGAAAACGCAGAAGACTGTGATGGACAAACGCATAATGAAGATTTCGGAGTTAGGAGTTCCAGTGTGA